A genomic stretch from Telmatocola sphagniphila includes:
- a CDS encoding HD domain-containing protein has protein sequence MDRAQAWKLVQEYVKSESLRGHMRAVELAMRAYARKWQEDEELWALVGLLHDFDYERYPDPPLHPLEGEKILKSLGVSEEITYAIKSHADYLPECPRVTRLHKALYACDELCGFITAVAHVRPEKFTGMTASSVRKKMKSKGFAKNVSREDMERGAADLGVDFDEHIQFVIDSLTPHAVELGF, from the coding sequence ATGGATCGCGCGCAAGCCTGGAAACTCGTTCAGGAATATGTGAAGAGCGAAAGCCTGCGCGGGCACATGCGAGCCGTGGAATTGGCTATGCGAGCGTACGCTCGAAAGTGGCAGGAAGACGAGGAGTTGTGGGCCCTGGTTGGTCTCCTTCACGATTTCGACTACGAGAGATATCCCGATCCACCTTTGCACCCCTTGGAAGGTGAGAAGATCCTCAAATCTCTTGGCGTATCCGAAGAAATCACCTACGCCATCAAGTCTCATGCGGATTACCTGCCCGAATGCCCGAGGGTCACCCGTCTTCACAAAGCGTTATATGCCTGCGATGAGCTCTGTGGCTTCATCACCGCGGTTGCCCACGTTCGACCCGAAAAATTTACCGGGATGACGGCTTCGAGCGTTCGAAAAAAGATGAAGTCGAAGGGTTTCGCCAAGAACGTTTCCCGCGAAGATATGGAGAGAGGTGCGGCCGACCTGGGCGTGGATTTCGATGAACATATCCAATTTGTTATCGATTCTCTGACGCCCCACGCGGTAGAATTAGGTTTCTAA